The window ACAAACTTTGAAATGCTTTCGGCCACATCGCCGATGCGCTCCAGGTTGGAATTGATTTTTAACACAGACAAAACAAAACGCAGGTCGATGGCCACAGGATTGAATAAGGCAATGATGTTCTCGCAGTCCCTGTCAAGCTTCAGTTCATAAGCATTTACGCGCTTTTCGGTAGCAACCACATCGCGTGACAGATCGCTGTCGAAATTGGTCAAAGCCTCCTTGCACTTTGAAAGCTGGTTTTGCACCAAAGCCCACATATCCAGGGTGTCTATTTTGAGCTGTTGAATTTCCGTATCTAAATGTGTCATGATTTCTAGAATTTAATTATTGAAGTTTGAATGTTTCTATTCAATTGTTGATTATCCAAATCTTCCGGTGATGTAATTCTGTGTCTTGGGATTGACGGGATTGGTAAAGATTGTTTTGGTATCATCATACTCAATCATCTCGCCCATGTAAAAAAAAGCCGTTTTGTCACTGACCCGTCCGGCCTGCTGCATGTTGTGTGTTACAATGATGATGGTGTATTGATTTTTCAATTCATAGATCAGCTCCTCAATTTTGTTGGTGGAGATGGGATCGAGAGCCGAAGCCGGTTCGTCCATCAGCAGAATCGAAGGTTCCACAGCTAAAGCACGCGCAATGCAAAGCCTCTGTTGTTGCCCGCCGGAAAGCTCGAAAGCCGATTTCTTCATTTTGTCCTTCACTTCATTCCAAAGAGCCGATTGCTGAAGGGATCGTTCTACCCTTTCTTCAA is drawn from Bacteroidota bacterium and contains these coding sequences:
- the pstB gene encoding phosphate ABC transporter ATP-binding protein PstB; this encodes MSKVETKGVNLYYGDFHALKGISLAVEPKTVTALIGPSGCGKSTFLRLFNRMNDLISGVKITGDVLVDSQNIYDKSVEVDDLRKNVGMVFQRPNPFPKSIFENVAYGLRVNGFKDPKFIEERVERSLQQSALWNEVKDKMKKSAFELSGGQQQRLCIARALAVEPSILLMDEPASALDPISTNKIEELIYELKNQYTIIIVTHNMQQAGRVSDKTAFFYMGEMIEYDDTKTIFTNPVNPKTQNYITGRFG